From the genome of Ziziphus jujuba cultivar Dongzao chromosome 6, ASM3175591v1, one region includes:
- the LOC132804099 gene encoding uncharacterized protein LOC132804099 isoform X1 produces the protein MGKKKPKDLGATPNNDAFSAQSDIFKTLFGDVNEKSAAFSIFSDDNPFRRKPPQERNEDGGSDKPDIIEEPQKRKRSNENEPGRSSDSDGGEGFESPSEAKRSKKEKLQNPKKLGGKNPNFGSESNGLGGDDEVVTRKVKEKKKRKRDELEVEYEARKNGNLEDREDGEKGFGGEVVGNKRKAVDNPADMLVSKEVFDDESKLLRTVFVGNFPLKIKKKALMKEFSKFGEVESVRIRSVTILDTKKPRKGAVLAKKLNDAADRCTCGQ, from the exons ATGGGAAAAAAGAAACCCAAGGACCTTGGAGCGACCCCAAACAACGACGCATTTTCAGCACAATCAGATATTTTCAAAACTCTATTCGGCGACGTGAATGAAAAAAGCGCCGCCTTTTCTATCTTCTCCGACGACAATCCGTTTAGAAGAAAACCACCCCAAGAGCGAAATGAAGATGGCGGTTCTGACAAACCTGATATTATTGAGGAGCCCCAGAAAAGGAAGAGAAGCAACGAGAACGAACCCGGTCGAAGTTCGGATTCAGACGGTGGTGAAGGTTTTGAATCTCCATCGGAGGCTAAGAGATCGAAGAAAGAGAAATTGCAGAACCCTAAGAAATTAGGAGGTAAAAATCCCAACTTTGGTTCTGAATCGAATGGTTTAGGTGGAGATGATGAGGTTGTGACAAGGAAagtgaaagagaagaagaagaggaagagggaTGAGCTGGAGGTGGAATACGAGGCAAGGAAGAATGGCAACTTAGAGGATAGGGAGGATGGAGAAAAGGGTTTTGGTGGAGAAGTTGTTGGGAACAAGAGAAAGGCTGTGGATAATCCGGCTGATATGTTGGTTTCGAAGGAAGTTTTCGACGATGAAAGTAAGCTTTTGAGGACTGTGTTTGTCGGCAATTTTCCATTGAAGATCAAGAAGAAGGCATTGATGAAGGAATTTAGTAAATTTGGGGAGGTTGAGTCTGTGAGGATTCGTTCCGTAACAATCTTGGAT ACCAAAAAACCAAGAAAGGGAGCAGTACTTGCAAAGAAACTTAATGATGCTGCTGACAG gtgcacttGTGGGCAGTAA
- the LOC132804099 gene encoding uncharacterized protein LOC132804099 isoform X2, with translation MGKKKPKDLGATPNNDAFSAQSDIFKTLFGDVNEKSAAFSIFSDDNPFRRKPPQERNEDGGSDKPDIIEEPQKRKRSNENEPGRSSDSDGGEGFESPSEAKRSKKEKLQNPKKLGGKNPNFGSESNGLGGDDEVVTRKVKEKKKRKRDELEVEYEARKNGNLEDREDGEKGFGGEVVGNKRKAVDNPADMLVSKEVFDDESKLLRTVFVGNFPLKIKKKALMKEFSKFGEVESVRIRSVTILDTKKPRKGAVLAKKLNDAADR, from the exons ATGGGAAAAAAGAAACCCAAGGACCTTGGAGCGACCCCAAACAACGACGCATTTTCAGCACAATCAGATATTTTCAAAACTCTATTCGGCGACGTGAATGAAAAAAGCGCCGCCTTTTCTATCTTCTCCGACGACAATCCGTTTAGAAGAAAACCACCCCAAGAGCGAAATGAAGATGGCGGTTCTGACAAACCTGATATTATTGAGGAGCCCCAGAAAAGGAAGAGAAGCAACGAGAACGAACCCGGTCGAAGTTCGGATTCAGACGGTGGTGAAGGTTTTGAATCTCCATCGGAGGCTAAGAGATCGAAGAAAGAGAAATTGCAGAACCCTAAGAAATTAGGAGGTAAAAATCCCAACTTTGGTTCTGAATCGAATGGTTTAGGTGGAGATGATGAGGTTGTGACAAGGAAagtgaaagagaagaagaagaggaagagggaTGAGCTGGAGGTGGAATACGAGGCAAGGAAGAATGGCAACTTAGAGGATAGGGAGGATGGAGAAAAGGGTTTTGGTGGAGAAGTTGTTGGGAACAAGAGAAAGGCTGTGGATAATCCGGCTGATATGTTGGTTTCGAAGGAAGTTTTCGACGATGAAAGTAAGCTTTTGAGGACTGTGTTTGTCGGCAATTTTCCATTGAAGATCAAGAAGAAGGCATTGATGAAGGAATTTAGTAAATTTGGGGAGGTTGAGTCTGTGAGGATTCGTTCCGTAACAATCTTGGAT ACCAAAAAACCAAGAAAGGGAGCAGTACTTGCAAAGAAACTTAATGATGCTGCTGACAG gtga
- the LOC132803951 gene encoding uncharacterized protein LOC132803951, which translates to MVADLVFLRDEKLGILAELIYKQEVLNIQSIQFSSENERVLYLRDCRLNYETITSLLNEGGELKTKFQNDTVRSPIALNLFSYIENCINNSLQLVQNYTVRKDYLEKINEHVQYFFTSLKELDTQSADDVENLVKEVDEYNKAILAYTLKYRSPASREFSRMLKAQNITFENLVATYQAKLSYPGPFNDLKDAQKLRVYDEIMEASGLGKVMVDEFIDEVKNVAGKAVLLFNAGSIAWDLFTADHVILEATKIAIVEIAKVGGAQLGAIVGAALTTQLTGVEASAIFVTMVGALSSFVGAFILGAAAGWLVSLIIGSAEPPPKSTEGLVFHVAEMPDGAALARQIAHQ; encoded by the exons ATGGTGGCCGACCTCGTTTTTCTCAGAGATGAGAAGCTTGGCATACTTGCCGAGCTTATTTACAAACAAGAAGTGCTCAACATACAGAGCATTCAATTCTCTTCAGAAAACGAACGCGTTTTATATCTCAGAGATTGCCGTTTAAATTACGAGACCATAACCAGTCTTCTAAATGAAGGTGGTGAATTGAAGACTAAGTTCCAGAACGACACCGTTCGTTCTCCTATAGctctcaacttgttttcttaTATAGAAAACTGCATCAACAATTCACTTCAGTTGGTCCAGAACTACACCGTTCGAAAGGACTATCTGGAAAAGATTAACGAGCATGTCCAATATTTCTTCACTTCTCTCAAAGAGTTGGACACTCAGAGTGCAGACGATGTTGAAAATCTGGTCAAGGAAGTTGATGAATACAACAAAGCTATATTGGCTTACACCCTCAAGTATAGAAGTCCAGCCTCTCGAGAATTCTCAAGAATGCTCAAGGCCCAGAATATTACCTTTGAGAACCTAGTGGCAAC CTATCAGGCCAAGCTTAGTTATCCAGGGCCATTCAATGACCTGAAGGACGCTCAAAAGTTGCGA gtttATGATGAAATAATGGAGGCATCTGGTCTGGGAAAAGTGATGGTTGATGAATTCATAGACGAGGTTAAGAATGTGGCAGGAAAAGCCGTACTGCTGTTCAACGCGGGTTCCATCGCGTGGGACTTATTTACGGCAGATCATGTGATTTTAGAGGCAACAAAGATTGCCATTGTTGAAATTGCGAAAGTAGGTGGAGCACAGCTCGGAGCCATTGTTGGAGCTGCTTTGACAACTCAGTTAACGGGGGTCGAAGCGTCTGCTATATTCGTAACCATGGTTGGAGCTCTGAGTAGCTTTGTTGGAGCTTTCATACTTGGTGCTGCTGCTGGTTGGTTGGTTAGTTTGATCATTGGCTCTGCTGAACCACCTCCTAAGAGTACCGAAGGGCTTGTTTTCCATGTAGCAGAAATGCCTGACGGCGCAGCTCTGGCTCGTCAAATTGCTCATCAGTAa
- the LOC132804323 gene encoding 23 kDa jasmonate-induced protein-like: MGSNVFGNPITTKTLEQMPEYIGKKITRTDRAHVAMNMKNAEGKDVKAREFVEDLKEKWGNGVSTLCVIYNATGDTIRHVGSNDWYGHIGDSPYPSEIANGQWGAFLHVKTSGASSGSVAATVYRGLNEAGQVCDWMLSWYNPWSRLFDDNQAYTEIREGHHYEEDHWDYIYNILKNKGLSYTDNWNGCISSVSTGSSTSPIFEGVMKLVGA; the protein is encoded by the exons ATGGGGTCTAATGTGTTCGGCAATCCAATCACAACTAAAACGCTAGAGCAAATGCCTGAATACATAGGCAAGAAAATTACACGAACAGACAGAGCTCATGTCGCCATGAACATGAAAAACGCAGAGGGTAAAGACGTCAAAGCCCGTGAGTTTGTCGAAGATCTGAAAGAGAAATGGGGCAATGGAGTCTCTACCCTCTGCGTAATTTACAACGCCACGGGAGACACTATCAGACACGTTGGTAGTAATGATTGGTACGGACACATCGGGGATTCTCCGTACCCAAGTGAAATTGCCAACGGCCAATGGGGTGCGTTCCTCCACGTCAAAACATCCGGTGCGTCCAGTGGATCGGTCGCGGCCACCGTGTATCGCGGTTTGAATGAGGCCGGACAGGTCTGCGATTGGATGCTTTCGTGGTATAATCCATGGAGCCGATTGTTCGATGATAACCAG GCTTATACGGAGATCCGTGAAGGTCACCACTACGAGGAAGATCATTGGGATTATATTTATAACATATTAAAGAATAAAGGACTGTCCTATACTGATAACTGGAATGGGTGCATTTCATCTGTGTCCACTGGTAGTAGCACTTCACCAATATTTGAGGGAGTAATGAAGTTAGTTGGTGCCTGA
- the LOC132804316 gene encoding 23 kDa jasmonate-induced protein-like, with protein MGSNVFGNPITTATLEAMPEYIGKVITRTDRAHVALNMKNAEGKDVNARKFVENLKERYGNGVSTLCLIYNATGDTLKHVGYHDWRGHIGESPYPNEIANGQWGAYLHVKTSGAATGSIAATVYRGKNEAGKDCDWMLSWYNPWSGKNRVYTEIREGHHYEEDHWDYIYNILSNKELSYTETWNGCISTVTTGVSTSPIFEGIMKLVGA; from the exons ATGGGTTCCAACGTGTTTGGCAATCCCATCACAACTGCGACTCTAGAAGCAATGCCCGAGTACATAGGCAAGGTGATAACACGGACAGACAGAGCTCATGTTGCTTTGAACATGAAAAATGCCGAGGGCAAAGACGTCAATGCCCGTAAGTTCGTGGAGAATCTGAAAGAGAGATACGGTAATGGAGTCTCCACACTTTGCCTAATTTACAATGCCACAGGAGATACTTTAAAACATGTCGGTTATCATGATTGGAGGGGACACATTGGAGAATCTCCATACCCAAATGAGATTGCCAATGGTCAGTGGGGTGCATATTTGCACGTCAAGACCTCCGGAGCCGCTACCGGATCGATTGCTGCCACCGTTTATCGCGGTAAGAATGAAGCCGGAAAAGACTGTGATTGGATGCTGTCGTGGTATAATCCTTGGTCTGGCAAGAATAGg GTTTATACTGAGATCCGTGAAGGTCACCACTACGAGGAAGATCATTGGGACTATATCTACAACATACTAAGCAATAAAGAACTCAGTTACACTGAGACATGGAATGGATGCATCTCAACTGTGACAACTGGGGTTTCCACATCGCCCATTTTTGAGGGAATAATGAAGTTAGTTGGTGCCTGA
- the LOC132804289 gene encoding uncharacterized protein LOC132804289, with the protein MGGYNLVFLRDEKLRHLAELLYKKEALNMQNMHFSSEPDRVKYLRDCKTNYESVMKLLDQVGKLKGRFLNDTVRAPIAGDILSYTETFINNALQTVRNLTLRKQHLDKITDHVRSLVASMENMDPQNETHVERVGKEVEDYNKAMLAYNTTTKSGTPGVKELSKMLMANNVSFEKLVQTFEGKLDIGGKLKEVKDVEKKKVMKRGCGSCLCSSGVSPPLSTDGLQCYVASLPDGAALARQIAHH; encoded by the exons ATGGGTGGTTACAACCTTGTTTTTCTCAGAGATGAGAAGCTCCGCCATCTCGCGGAGCTTCTCTACAAAAAAGAAGCACTCAACATGCAAAACATGCACTTCAGCTCCGAACCCGACCGGGTCAAATACCTCAGGGATTGCAAAACCAACTACGAGTCGGTGATGAAACTCCTAGACCAAGTTGGAAAACTGAAGGGTAGGTTTCTGAACGACACCGTTCGGGCTCCTATTGCTGGTGACATCTTGTCCTACACCGAAACCTTCATCAACAACGCGCTTCAGACCGTTCGGAACCTCACCCTGAGGAAGCAGCATCTCGATAAGATCACCGACCATGTCCGTTCTCTTGTAGCTTCCATGGAAAACATGGATCCGCAGAATGAAACCCACGTCGAACGAGTGGGAAAAGAAGTTGAAGATTACAACAAGGCTATGCTGGCTTACAACACCACCACCAAGTCTGGAACCCCCGGTGTCAAAGAACTCTCCAAGATGCTCATGGCCAACAATGTCTCCTTTGAGAAACTAGTTCAAAC GTTTGAGGGGAAATTGGATATTGGTGGGAAATTGAAGGAAGTGAAAGATGTGGAAAAGAAGAAGGTGATGAAGAGAGGCTGTGGGAGCTGTTTATGCTCTTCTGGGGTTTCTCCACCTTTGAGCACTGATGGGCTTCAATGCTACGTAGCTTCATTGCCTGATGGAGCTGCTCTGGCGCGTCAAATTGCGCATCACTAA